In Pseudobdellovibrio exovorus JSS, the genomic stretch CTCTGGTCACAGATGACTCCAGATCAGGTTTTTAAAACAGATTTGCTCTCGGTTAATCGTCTTTCTCTGGGGCTTTTCGGCAGTGGCTCTAAAGGCTTCGATGCCCTATTAGATACAGCTCCACTCAACCAGTTGCTGAATGCTCACTGTGATTTTTCAGGCATTAAGCGAAATATCGATTCAGGAAATCTAGAGTCGCTGATCATCACAAGCAACAATTACAACAGTGGTGCGGCCACAAGCTTCATACAAAGCAGCAGCTCTAAACTGACATGGAAAGAAAGCCGTCGAATTGCCCAGTTATCTGAAATCAATTCAGATCATATTATGGCCTCTGCTGCTATTCCGATGCTATTCCCTGCTATCCGCATTGGTTCACAATACTATGGCGATGGATGTGTTCGTAATAATACTCCCTGCTCACCTGCTATCCGTATGGGCGCAGATAAATTATTCGTTGTTGGAGTACGCACCCAACTTCATGCGGAAACTGCAGCTCGTGCAGATAAAAATGTGGCTGACACACACAAACCCAGTATCATCAGCATCTTCAATACTTTACTGAATGCAGTTTTGTTAGATTCAGTTGAACAAGATGTTCAGCGCATTCAAAGAATTAATCAGTTAATCGACCTGACAGGTTACAGTGGAACGCAGAATAAAGGTTTCAAGAAAATTCCGGCTCTTTGTATTTCTCCGTCTCAAGATCTCGGAGAAATCGCACGTCAGCACGCACACAGATTGCCTCGTCTAATTCGTATGACGATCTCGGCGTTTGGATCTTTAGATGAAGCCAGTGAAATTTTAAGTTATTTACTTTTTGACCCGCATTTTTGTCGCAAAGCTATAGAAATGGGCTACAATGATGCTATGGACTCAAAGTCTCAGATAGAGCAATTCTTTTTGGAATCATAAGGACGGCAACATGAGCGACGCTAAATGGTTTATTCAACTACATGGACAGATTCAAGGACCGCTTAACCAAAGCGACTTTGAAAATACCGTAAGTGGACTAAATGACGAAATCGCTCACTCAGCTATGGTCTGGAGAAAAGGCTTTTCTCAATGGGTGAAAGCCAATGAATGGACCATCGAAGATCAGCGCAACTCTTTACTTGGAGCCAAATCTGGAGTTAGTAAACCTGCAGAGCAAGACGGCGATGGCGACCTTTTTGAAAAAACATTTGGGCAAAGCTTTACCGAAGGGGAATTCTACCGTGTTCAACTGAACTATGTAGATCAGCCCCTGATGTCGAAAGAAGAACTCTTAACTTTTATTGCCAAACAGCCAGATGTCTCGGCGATCTCTATTCAAGATCCTAAAAGTAAAGAGTGGAAAGAGGTCTACGTATTTGCTGATATCGTCGAAAAACTCGGTCTTTCTAGACGAAAACAAGCACGTGTTCCCATTCTAGCGCAATTTGCTGGAAAATCGAATAAAAGCGAAGATGTCTCTTATCGTGTGATCACTATCAGCCAAGGTGGAATGGGATTTACCGAGAACTTCGATCTTCAAATTGGTGACGAAGTCGAAGGTCAAATTTCAAGTCCACACTTTTTCCAACCTGTTCAAGTAAAAGCCGAAGTTATTTATGCAGGCCAAGATGGTTATGTTGGTTTGAAATTTTCTCAGCTGACAGACGAAGCTAAGACGGCCATTATCGATTACATCAAGAAGTTTGGTAAAAATTCGGCAAATACGCCTTAAGCTTGCCTCTTAATGCCAATGTGGAGTCGCTCTTTCCTTTAAATCGCGTACGCTTAACAAATTCAAATCCACGAGACACCAGTACTCTCTTAAGAATCCCTGTACAAGCATAGGTTGTAAATACACAGTCCTCTTCGCAATGATTGTCGATAAATTTTTGCAAAAAATCTTCCGTCCACAAATCCTGATTCGTTTTACTACTGAAGGCATCGTAACAAACTATATTCCAGCGCAGTGGTTTAGACGGACTTACAAAATCTCTGAGATCATGCTCGATGGGGTTAAGCTGAAAGTTTTGCTTCAGATGCTGTTTTACCTGAATTTGAGGAGCACTGATGCCAAACTCCTTTAGCGATTGATAAATATCATCGTAAAGAGTGTGTTCTAAAGCGTCTGTCGGAAGCTCTAGCCACGACATGAAGTTTTGACGTAGTGATTCCTCTATTTCAAATGAAACCAAGCTATGCGCCTCTGTATTGGGAATAACTTGGGCCCATGATATTTCTATATACCCAAGTCCAAGACCTACCACGCAGGTTTTAGAGCGCTCTAGTAGCTGACTGGCCTCCTGTATGACGGATTTATAGATATAAAAGGTTTCACTGGCGGCTCCGCCAGAGTGATGCATGCTTTCACCCTGATCTGGCAGCCGCAAAGTAGGACTACCATCATTTGTGGATTCTACTGTAAATCTCATTTGCTCAAATCTATTCTTCATTCTATAAATGACCTCTGAAAAGGAGCCAAATGGAAAAAGGCTGGAGCGGACTCCCCTATCATTCAATTTCAGAGCACTTTAGACGAATTTTTAACGAAAAAGTATATAAAATTCCAGTCAGTGTTGTGGATGATTGCCCTAATAGAATGGGCTTAAAGGGTATGAAAACATGCAGTTTCTGCGATGTCTGGGGTTCTGCTGCTCGTGAAGAGTCTTTCCAGATGAGCCTCGATCAGCAAATTGAAAAATACCACGATTTGATTTCAAAAAAATATAAAGCCAATAAATACCTTGTTTATTTTCAGGCCTATACAAACACGTTTACGAAAATTCCTGCCCTTAGGCACAACTTTGAAACAGCCTTAAAATACCCCTATGTCAGTGGATTTGTTCTTGGTACGCGCCCAGATTGCCTCTCTGAAGCCGTTTTACAACTTTGGCAAGAGTACTGCCAAAAAAGCTTCGTTGCCGTAGAACTCGGAGTGCAGAGCTTTTTCAACCCGCACTTAGAGTTTATGCGCAGAGGACACACGGCTCAGGACTCTTTAAAAGCCATCACTAAAATTTCAGAAAAGACCTCTGTGGATCTTGGGATTCATTTGATTTTTGGCTCTCCGAATGAAACGGATGCCGAAATCATCGAAACTGCACGCATCTGCAACGATTTGCCTATTACCAATGTCAAATTACACAATATGCACGTCTTGAAAAACACAGCTCTTGAAGAGTGGTATAACGAAGGTAACTTTATTCCATTAGAGTTAGATGAGTATCAAAGAAAAGTTCAGTTGTTCTTATCCTATCTTCATCCGCGAATAGCCGTTCACAGACTGGCAGCCTATGCCTCTAGATGGGATGAGCTTGTAGCACCTCAATGGACACGGGATAAAATGGGTCCACACCAAGCCATTGTCGATTTTTTACGACAAGAAAAGACTTACCAAGGTTGCAAACTAGTTGCGCAGAATGATGTAGATCGCATCTTATTTCATCAAATGAGTCTGCGAGTTGAGCGAACAATTAGCACATAACAGATAATGTAAGAAATCGGGTTTTTTGCACCTAGCTATTGAAAAAAAGTGAAATTCTGACTTAAAAAATATCAAAATTTTAGCGTTTTTCCGAGGGAAACGAATTACAGGACTTAGGGCTTAATAATTTCATTTTTCAAAAGACCACATGCTTTATTTTTGGGCTAGGTGAAAATTTTTTTATTTTTTTTCTTTGCAACTTTAGAAAAAAACATACAGTCTTGAATACAAGATATAGCGCCTGATTGGTGATTTCGATACTACAGACACTAGATATAGTGGTGAGGTTAAGAGGTCGCGATAAGACGCACGACCAGGACGGTCAACTTAAATATTTTAAATAAATGATAACTAGACTTTAGACTTTTCGAGGTTTCTGAGGGGGAACCTTGCAGGGAATTTTTGTCTCAAAAGGACAAAACCATTAACGGAGGGGCAATGGACATTCTTAAACGTGATCAAATGACATCAATGGGATTCGGCGCAGACGGAGGAACAACTTCTCCTCATATTATGCGTGTAAAAAAACGCGATGGCACACTAGAGCCAGTCGATGTAACTAAGATCGTAGAACGCGTTAATCGTTGCTGCCAAGGTTTAGTTCAAGTTGATCCTCTTCGCGTGGCGACTAAAGCTATCAGCGGTCTATATGATGGCGCTACTACTAAAGAACTAGATAATCTTTGCATCCAAACAGCATCTTTACTGATTGGCGAAGACCCTGAGTATTCAAGATTAGCGGCTCGTCTATTAGCCACTTATGTTGAAGAAGAAGTTAAGTCTCAAAAAATCGGTTCTTTTGCTGACTCTATCCAATTCGGCTTCAGCAATGGCCTATTATCACAAACGACTTATGACTTTGTTATGCAACACAAAACAGAGTTATGTGCAGCTATCGAACACTACAAAACAGATCGTTTTGAGTATTTCGGCTTAAGAACAATCTATGATCGTTATCTTTTGAAAAACCCAACTTCTCGTCAGGTTTTTGAGACACCACAATACTTCTTTATGCGTGTAGCTTGTGGTCTTTCTACAAACCCAACAGAAGCTATCGAGTTCTATAAATTGATCTCGTCTCACGATTATTTACCATCGACCCCTACCCTTTTTAACTCAGGTACAATGAGACCTCAAATGAGCTCATGTTATTTATTAGACTCTCCTGAAGATGATTTAAGATCTATCTATGACAAATACACTGATGTGGCTTTGTTATCTAAATTCGCTGGCGGTATCGGTCTAGCTTATCACCGCATTCGCTCTCGTGGTTCTTTAATCAAAGGTACAAATGGTCACTCTAATGGGATCGTTCCTTGGTTAAAAACTTTAGATTCATCTGTAGCCGCAGTAAATCAAGGTGGAAAACGTAAAGGTGCCGCTTGTGTTTACTTAGAATCATGGCATGCAGATATCGAAGAGTTCCTAGAACTAAGAGATAACACAGGCGACGAAGCTAAACGTACACATAACATCAATATCGCTAACTGGATTCCAGACTTATTCATGAAGCGCGTTGAAGCTGATGCTCAGTGGTCTTTATTTGATCCGCGCGTAGTTCCTCATTTCACAGACCTTTTCGGAGCTGAATTCGAACAGGCTTATGTAGAAGCTGAAGACAAAAAACTTTATTACAAGCAAGTGCCAGCTCGTGATCTTTATTCACGTATGATGAAAACATTGGCACAAACTGGTAATGGTTGGATGACGTACAAAGACGCTTCTAATATGAAGTCAAATCAGACTGGTCGCCCTGAAAATGTAATCCATCTTTCAAATCTATGCACAGAAATCTTAGAAGTTACTTCTAAAGACGAAACTGCAGTATGTAACTTGGGTTCAGTAAATCTTGGTCGTCACATTGTTAATGGACAATTTGATTTCGAAAAATTAGCAAAAACAGTTAAAACTGCTTTGAAATTTTTAGATCGCGTTGTTGATATCAATTTCTATCCAATTAACTCTGCAGCGTCTTCAAACAATCGCTGGAGACCCGTTGGTCTAGGTTTGATGGGTCTTCAAGATGCTTTCTTCCAACTTAAACTTCCTTTTGACTCTGCTGCTGCACAAAAACTTTCAGCTCAGATTCAAGAAGAGATCTACTTCCACGCTTTAACAGCAAGTGTTGATTTAGCTGAGGAGTTCGGTGCTCACCCCAATTTCTCTGAAACACGTGCAGCACAAGGTGCGTTCCAGTTTGAATTGTGGGGCGTTAAACCAACAGACACGGCTCGCTGGGAAGCTTTACGTGCAAGAATGTTGAAGCATGGTTTAAGAAACTCATTGATGATTGCAATTGCTCCAACAGCAACTATCGCATCAATTGTTGGTTGCTATGAAGCAACTGAACCTCAAGTTTCAAATCTATTCAAAAGAGAAACTCTTTCTGGTGAGTTCTTGCAAATCAATCGCTACTTAGTAAGTGATTTGAAAGCTAAAGGTTTGTGGAACGAAGATGTTAGAAATGAAATTAAAATGAATGAAGGTTCTATTCAAGATGTTGCTATTATCCCGCAAGATCTAAAAGACCTTTATCGTACAGTTTGGGAAGTTCCAATGAAATCATTGATTGATATGGCCGCTGATCGTGGGGCGTTCATCGACCAATCACAATCTTTGAATCTTTTCATGGAATCACCAACTATCGGAAAGCTTTCTTCTATGTACATGTATGCATGGAAAAAAGGTTTAAAAACGACTTATTACTTACGCTCGCGTCCAGCTACATCGATCGCGAAAACTACAGTAAAGAAAACACCAGCAGCAACTGAAGCTCCTAAAAAAGAGTACACAGATGCCGAAGTGATTGCTTGTAGTTTAGAGAATCCAGAAGCTTGCGAAGCGTGCCAATAAATTAAATAAATTTGTTTTCGGAGGGGAAAATGATTTTAGATCCAGGGTTTGACTTAACATTAAGACCAATGAAGTATCCGATTTTTTTCGAAATGTATAAAAACGGAATTAAAAATACATGGACAGTTGATGAAGTTGATTTCTCAACTGACCTTGTAGACTTGAACTCAAAAATGACTGATGCAGAAAAGCACTTGATTCATCGTCTAGTAGCTTTTTTCGCCACAGGTGACTCTATTGTTGCTAACAATTTAGTTCTGAACTTGTACAAACATATTAACTCTCCGGAAGCGCGCCTTTATTTAAGCCGTCAGCTTTACGAAGAAGCGTTACACGTACAATTTTATCTAACTTTATTAGATAGCTACATTCCACACCCAGACGAACGCGCCAAAGCTTTCTCTGCAGTTGAAAACATCCCATCTATTAAGAAAAAAGCAGACTTCTGCTTCAAATGGATGGACTCAATCAACGAGATTAATGAAATCAGAAGCCCTGAAGACAAACGTAAGTTCTTAATGAACTTGATCTGCTTTGCAACTTGTATCGAAGGTATGTTCTTCTTCGCTGCTTTTGCATACGTTTACTTCTTAAGATCTAAAGGTCTTCTTGCTGGTTTAGCATCTGGAACAAACTGGGTTTTCCGTGACGAAAGCATGCATATGGCATTCGCGATGAAAGTTATCGAAACTGTTCGTAAAGAAGACCCAACAATCTTCAATGAACAAATGGAAGATATGATTGTTCAAATGTTAGAAGATGCAATCGATTGCGAAATGACTTTCGCTGAAGATTTACTAACAAATGGTATCGCAGGTCTTTCTTTAAATGATATGCGCCAATACTTAGAGTATATCGCAGATCAACGTCTAGAAAGCTTGAATATTCCAGCTCGTTACAACACGAAAAATCCTTTCGCTTTCATGGAATTACAAGACATGCAAGAGTTAGCGAATTTCTTCGAAAGACGAGTTTCAGCTTACCAAGTTGGAGTTTCTGGAGCTGTTAGCTTCGACGAGAGCTTCTAATACTGAATTTTACTATTCATGAGTTCTACTGAGCGGCAGGTGGTCGGCACGATACGATGTTCGACCACTTTCCGACTTGACCATAACCCACTTCACGTGTGGCTATATAATAAGTTACCCCAGGTGTTAAATTTGTTAAGTTACACCCTTGCGGCGTAATCCCACCACAAAATGCAGTCCCATCAACAAAAGCCGTTCCATTTCCAGCAACACCAGTCCAACCAGCAGATGTAGAATAACCCCACTGAGTCACAACCGTTCCTGTAGAAAAACCCGGATTAAATCTATCAATCATTGTTAAGTAGCATGTTCCAACAGCGGGCCCCGGTGTCGCAGGTGTTGTTGTCGGTGTGGCTGCAGATGTGATACTCGGCTGCGGTAACTCACACGCCGCCGTGTTCGATGTCACCGTCGGTCTATTGGCCGGAGCGTAATAAAAATTATTATCTGTCGCAGACAAAGTATACGTGTATCTCACTCCCGCGATTAAACCCGCCACTACAGATGGATTGTGTGTTGCTAAGGAATTGTCATCCCGCCATTCGTAGACGGAATCTCCAATCGTCGTCACTGTTGTGCTGCGATTACTGAAAAGATTTGTATTTGCAGTCGTCCCTATAGAATCTGTAAAGCTACGATTTAATGTGTACAACACATTTGGATTAAATCTTGTCGGAGACATCTTAACAGTACATGCAAAGTTAGGATTATCTGAGGTAATGCTATCAATACTTGGAACTGTTAACCCGCGATCTACTACTAAACGGCTCCAGCCCGTATCGGCCAAGATCCCATCTAGAGTTCTGAGTTTAAAGCGAACTGTATATTTCTGATTAGGTAGTCCCGCAGTTGGATTCACTAAGATTCGGCCTAGCTTTACTGAAAAACCAAAGCGTCCATTGTGACACTGAGGAAAACTTCTTTCCACTGGAAGTCCCGCATCTTCGGTGATTCCAATTCCTTTCGTCACAGTAAAACAATTGCGCGTATTATTTGTTGCAATAGGCGTCGCCAAAGATGGCACTACCGTTACATAACTGTCAGAAAACTGCGGCGGCACACTGCTATCCGTTGAACGCACAACCACACTTCCTGGCGTTGGCCCTGCGATGAAAGCTCCTGTTGAAGCATTGATTAGTGAAGTTCCCGTCGTATCAGTATCAGCAATAACTGAGTAAGTGTAAGGAGGAGTTCCTGTTCCCGCGATACTTGAAAAGCTGTAAGCTCCACCTGTTTGAATCACAAGCGAGTAAGGATTTAATGTATTGTGTGACAGTTCTAATCCACTTTTTTGCGTACTTGCAGAAGTATCCAAACAGCGATTGCTGACCGCATTTGAAATATAAGGGTCTTGAGTCTCGTCCTCGCCAGCAAAAACTTCCACAAGGATGCGGTTATTTCTGCGATTTAGATCTTTACAACTGCCTGTAATTTCAATTTGATCAGAATGATCTATACTCAATGCCAGTGTGGTATTGTCAGCTTGGATATCTAACTGACCTTCCGTTGTCGTTCCACCCGAGTTATCCGTTGGTAAAACCTGTGACCCTGAAGTCAAAAGAGACGTTCCAACAGGCTGACTACAACCTATTAGAAATACAGATAAAACAGCGAAAAAGAACGGCTTGGTTTTCACAGTTCTTTTATCGGAATAACTTTGATTTTAGTTAAATAGAAGTGTCTCGATTTAAGACACTTCCCCTATAGATTTGCTATGAAGATAGCTAAACTAGACCTTCTTCTGAGGTTTCACCATCTTCTTCACCATAGAATGGGATCTCGTCTTCGATGTGCCCTTCGGTTTCCTCAACGTCTTCGGCAAACTCTAGACCTTCAGTTTCTTCTGAGAACTCCAGAGTTTCCACAACATCAGATCCCTCGTCAGCCCCAGCAGATACTTCCGCCTCGCTAGTGCTTTCAGCACCCTCTTCGGCTTCGGCTAACAGTTCCGTTACATCAGTGGCTTCACTTCCATCTGTCATTTCAGTCGAAGTCGCTTCTGTAGTAGCGCCATTTTCAGCGGCTAAACGAGCTTCCTCGTAACGCTTTAACCAATTGATATCTTTTTTAGGAACTTCTTCGCCTACGGCCATTGCATCGCGAATATCTTGCGCTCTTTCTTCGTCGCGTTTCATTTTTTGTCTTTGTTTTTCTTGCTCAAAGAAATCAGACGATGTTGAAATCGCAGTCAATTGATCTTCAATTTCACCTAGCTCTTCTTCACCTTGAGAATAGCTGACGTCTTTAACTTCTGTCGCCATGCTATCTGTCACCATAGAAAGAGTTGGTTTTTCTTCTGGCTCTTCACCGATACCCTCAGGCAATAACTCATCAATTTGTGATAATGTTGGCAACTCTTTTAAATTACGTAATCCGAAGATTTCTAAAAAGCGACGAGTCGTTCCGTATTGCATTGGTTTACCCGGTAGGTTTTCTGCCTTACCTTCAAAACTCACCAAGCCTTTTTCCATTAAGGCGCGCAAAAGATGCCCTGACTCAACTCCACGGATTTGGTCGACTTCCATTTTTACTACTGGCTGCTTGTAAGCCACAATAGCTAATGTTTCCAAGGCCGGCCCAGAAAGCTTGAACGCACGTGTTTTC encodes the following:
- a CDS encoding TIGR01212 family radical SAM protein (This family includes YhcC from E. coli K-12, an uncharacterized radical SAM protein.); translation: MEKGWSGLPYHSISEHFRRIFNEKVYKIPVSVVDDCPNRMGLKGMKTCSFCDVWGSAAREESFQMSLDQQIEKYHDLISKKYKANKYLVYFQAYTNTFTKIPALRHNFETALKYPYVSGFVLGTRPDCLSEAVLQLWQEYCQKSFVAVELGVQSFFNPHLEFMRRGHTAQDSLKAITKISEKTSVDLGIHLIFGSPNETDAEIIETARICNDLPITNVKLHNMHVLKNTALEEWYNEGNFIPLELDEYQRKVQLFLSYLHPRIAVHRLAAYASRWDELVAPQWTRDKMGPHQAIVDFLRQEKTYQGCKLVAQNDVDRILFHQMSLRVERTIST
- a CDS encoding MnmC family methyltransferase — its product is MKNRFEQMRFTVESTNDGSPTLRLPDQGESMHHSGGAASETFYIYKSVIQEASQLLERSKTCVVGLGLGYIEISWAQVIPNTEAHSLVSFEIEESLRQNFMSWLELPTDALEHTLYDDIYQSLKEFGISAPQIQVKQHLKQNFQLNPIEHDLRDFVSPSKPLRWNIVCYDAFSSKTNQDLWTEDFLQKFIDNHCEEDCVFTTYACTGILKRVLVSRGFEFVKRTRFKGKSDSTLALRGKLKAYLPNFYQTS
- a CDS encoding patatin-like phospholipase family protein yields the protein MSHKTALILSGGGARGAYQAGVLKGLSEILPEKKKSPFQIISGVSAGAINSVKLASELESFSNAIERMTFLWSQMTPDQVFKTDLLSVNRLSLGLFGSGSKGFDALLDTAPLNQLLNAHCDFSGIKRNIDSGNLESLIITSNNYNSGAATSFIQSSSSKLTWKESRRIAQLSEINSDHIMASAAIPMLFPAIRIGSQYYGDGCVRNNTPCSPAIRMGADKLFVVGVRTQLHAETAARADKNVADTHKPSIISIFNTLLNAVLLDSVEQDVQRIQRINQLIDLTGYSGTQNKGFKKIPALCISPSQDLGEIARQHAHRLPRLIRMTISAFGSLDEASEILSYLLFDPHFCRKAIEMGYNDAMDSKSQIEQFFLES
- a CDS encoding ribonucleoside-diphosphate reductase subunit alpha, with translation MDILKRDQMTSMGFGADGGTTSPHIMRVKKRDGTLEPVDVTKIVERVNRCCQGLVQVDPLRVATKAISGLYDGATTKELDNLCIQTASLLIGEDPEYSRLAARLLATYVEEEVKSQKIGSFADSIQFGFSNGLLSQTTYDFVMQHKTELCAAIEHYKTDRFEYFGLRTIYDRYLLKNPTSRQVFETPQYFFMRVACGLSTNPTEAIEFYKLISSHDYLPSTPTLFNSGTMRPQMSSCYLLDSPEDDLRSIYDKYTDVALLSKFAGGIGLAYHRIRSRGSLIKGTNGHSNGIVPWLKTLDSSVAAVNQGGKRKGAACVYLESWHADIEEFLELRDNTGDEAKRTHNINIANWIPDLFMKRVEADAQWSLFDPRVVPHFTDLFGAEFEQAYVEAEDKKLYYKQVPARDLYSRMMKTLAQTGNGWMTYKDASNMKSNQTGRPENVIHLSNLCTEILEVTSKDETAVCNLGSVNLGRHIVNGQFDFEKLAKTVKTALKFLDRVVDINFYPINSAASSNNRWRPVGLGLMGLQDAFFQLKLPFDSAAAQKLSAQIQEEIYFHALTASVDLAEEFGAHPNFSETRAAQGAFQFELWGVKPTDTARWEALRARMLKHGLRNSLMIAIAPTATIASIVGCYEATEPQVSNLFKRETLSGEFLQINRYLVSDLKAKGLWNEDVRNEIKMNEGSIQDVAIIPQDLKDLYRTVWEVPMKSLIDMAADRGAFIDQSQSLNLFMESPTIGKLSSMYMYAWKKGLKTTYYLRSRPATSIAKTTVKKTPAATEAPKKEYTDAEVIACSLENPEACEACQ
- the scpB gene encoding SMC-Scp complex subunit ScpB, whose protein sequence is MGKKNKKSLTEEQDMTTEQDTNLEMTEAGMEDMQAQSEDVNEIEAVTAADVETEASIFLAEEIETEGFLPEAEVEDEAALSADAESEDMAVDVEGSELDGYEAAQIEDLEFVEDEQIESIVESILFASDRPVSFASIQQVFKGTTVKKEKIKRAIDAIAVEYAGGRRGVALEEVTGGYQIRTKVDNMNFLKRTVKTRAFKLSGPALETLAIVAYKQPVVKMEVDQIRGVESGHLLRALMEKGLVSFEGKAENLPGKPMQYGTTRRFLEIFGLRNLKELPTLSQIDELLPEGIGEEPEEKPTLSMVTDSMATEVKDVSYSQGEEELGEIEDQLTAISTSSDFFEQEKQRQKMKRDEERAQDIRDAMAVGEEVPKKDINWLKRYEEARLAAENGATTEATSTEMTDGSEATDVTELLAEAEEGAESTSEAEVSAGADEGSDVVETLEFSEETEGLEFAEDVEETEGHIEDEIPFYGEEDGETSEEGLV
- a CDS encoding PilZ domain-containing protein is translated as MSDAKWFIQLHGQIQGPLNQSDFENTVSGLNDEIAHSAMVWRKGFSQWVKANEWTIEDQRNSLLGAKSGVSKPAEQDGDGDLFEKTFGQSFTEGEFYRVQLNYVDQPLMSKEELLTFIAKQPDVSAISIQDPKSKEWKEVYVFADIVEKLGLSRRKQARVPILAQFAGKSNKSEDVSYRVITISQGGMGFTENFDLQIGDEVEGQISSPHFFQPVQVKAEVIYAGQDGYVGLKFSQLTDEAKTAIIDYIKKFGKNSANTP
- a CDS encoding ribonucleotide-diphosphate reductase subunit beta: MILDPGFDLTLRPMKYPIFFEMYKNGIKNTWTVDEVDFSTDLVDLNSKMTDAEKHLIHRLVAFFATGDSIVANNLVLNLYKHINSPEARLYLSRQLYEEALHVQFYLTLLDSYIPHPDERAKAFSAVENIPSIKKKADFCFKWMDSINEINEIRSPEDKRKFLMNLICFATCIEGMFFFAAFAYVYFLRSKGLLAGLASGTNWVFRDESMHMAFAMKVIETVRKEDPTIFNEQMEDMIVQMLEDAIDCEMTFAEDLLTNGIAGLSLNDMRQYLEYIADQRLESLNIPARYNTKNPFAFMELQDMQELANFFERRVSAYQVGVSGAVSFDESF